A part of Candidatus Zymogenus saltonus genomic DNA contains:
- a CDS encoding long-chain fatty acid--CoA ligase, with product MEDRLWFKSYVKGVPTSIDFRENTTPEFLEITAEKFGKRIALNLMGKKISYKELNEMCNRFANALIDIGVKKGDRVALMLPNLPQMVIGYYGAWRAGAVPVPNNPLYTDRELEYQFNDCGAEHLVTLDLLAPRMLALKPKTKIKNIISAHINDYLPFPAKQLFPKLKKGMYFKYEKAPGYYQFLDLMKASPKPTGIKNSLDDLALIPYTGGTTGPSKGVMLTHRNISCVTQMAQSWFFDFIEQEMMELATFPFFHMAGFNAVMTLAIINGWTMVLVPRPEPKACLDLMIKYKPEIIPAVPTIYVGLLDLPEFHKQDLSFVTGFFSGAAPLALETINGLKKATGAGIVEAYGMTESSTFISVTPWRGTLKPGSVGVPIPECDVKIVDIETGKKEMPIGEEGELIFTGPHRLKGYYNRPEETKNSIKDGWFYTGDIAKMDEDGYIYIVDRKKDMIIAGGYNIYPRDIDEVLFEHPKIVEACAVGVPHEYRGETVKAFIVVKEGETLTEEELDKYCREKLAPYKVPKLYEFLDALPKSAVGKILRRELRDKEIKKGQDRSI from the coding sequence ATGGAAGATCGTTTGTGGTTTAAATCTTACGTCAAGGGGGTGCCCACCTCCATCGATTTCAGGGAAAACACCACCCCGGAATTCCTGGAGATAACGGCGGAGAAGTTCGGCAAGAGGATCGCCCTCAACCTTATGGGGAAGAAGATCTCCTACAAGGAGCTGAACGAGATGTGCAACCGCTTCGCCAATGCGCTTATCGACATCGGGGTAAAGAAGGGGGACAGGGTGGCGCTCATGCTCCCGAACCTGCCCCAGATGGTGATCGGTTATTACGGGGCGTGGAGGGCGGGGGCGGTGCCCGTTCCGAACAACCCCCTTTACACCGACAGGGAGCTGGAGTACCAGTTCAACGACTGCGGCGCGGAGCACCTCGTAACCCTCGATCTCCTCGCGCCGAGGATGCTGGCCTTGAAGCCGAAGACCAAAATAAAAAACATTATATCCGCACATATAAACGATTATCTCCCATTCCCGGCCAAGCAGCTATTCCCGAAGTTGAAGAAAGGTATGTACTTCAAATACGAGAAGGCTCCGGGCTACTACCAGTTCTTGGATCTGATGAAGGCCTCCCCAAAGCCGACCGGCATCAAGAACTCTCTTGACGATCTTGCCCTGATACCATATACGGGGGGAACCACGGGGCCGTCGAAGGGGGTCATGCTGACCCACAGGAACATCTCGTGCGTAACCCAGATGGCCCAGTCGTGGTTCTTCGATTTTATCGAACAGGAGATGATGGAGCTCGCCACGTTCCCCTTTTTCCACATGGCGGGTTTCAACGCCGTGATGACGCTTGCCATAATAAACGGGTGGACGATGGTCCTTGTCCCGAGGCCGGAGCCGAAGGCCTGTCTCGACCTGATGATAAAATACAAGCCGGAGATCATCCCGGCCGTCCCGACGATATACGTGGGGCTCCTGGATTTGCCGGAGTTCCATAAGCAGGATTTATCTTTTGTGACCGGCTTCTTCTCCGGGGCGGCCCCCTTGGCGCTGGAGACCATAAACGGCCTCAAGAAAGCCACTGGCGCCGGCATCGTGGAGGCCTACGGGATGACGGAGTCGTCGACCTTCATCAGCGTAACACCCTGGCGGGGCACACTCAAGCCGGGGAGCGTCGGCGTCCCGATCCCTGAGTGTGACGTCAAGATAGTAGATATCGAAACCGGGAAGAAGGAGATGCCGATAGGGGAAGAGGGGGAGCTGATCTTCACCGGCCCCCACCGGCTGAAGGGCTACTACAACAGGCCGGAGGAGACCAAGAACTCGATCAAGGACGGGTGGTTTTACACCGGGGATATCGCGAAGATGGACGAAGACGGGTATATTTACATCGTGGACAGGAAGAAGGACATGATAATCGCCGGCGGATACAACATCTACCCAAGGGATATTGACGAGGTCTTATTCGAGCACCCGAAAATCGTGGAGGCGTGCGCCGTGGGCGTTCCGCATGAATATCGGGGGGAGACGGTCAAGGCCTTCATTGTCGTCAAGGAGGGCGAGACACTAACAGAGGAGGAGCTCGACAAATATTGCAGGGAGAAGCTCGCCCCCTACAAGGTACCGAAGCTCTACGAGTTTCTGGACGCTCTTCCAAAGTCGGCGGTCGGAAAGATCTTGAGGAGGGAGCTCAGGGATAAGGAGATTAAGAAGGGACAAGATCGATCGATTTGA
- a CDS encoding methylenetetrahydrofolate reductase, translating into MSKLQESLEGGKFTFTGEIGPPKGNNVKPALQEAEEFLKGNVAAVNVTDIQTAVMRVGSFALCIMLREMGIEPIMQMGCRDRNRLALQSDLLNASIFGIENILSITGDHIVLGDHRDAKPVFDLDSVSLLRAMTLIESGTDMGRTTKGEPNVLDGVPKFFKGCVSAPCAEEVDLQVMKLEKKVAAGAQFVQTQAVFDLKAFEAFMKKVEHLKVPILAGIVILKGAGTARYMNKKVPGVTVPDKLIERLASAEKEDVPKVTVQIAGELIHELKDMCQGAHIMSLGWGRYVPAIIEAAKL; encoded by the coding sequence GTGAGCAAACTGCAGGAATCCCTTGAGGGCGGGAAGTTTACCTTTACTGGCGAAATAGGCCCGCCGAAGGGCAACAACGTCAAGCCGGCCCTCCAAGAGGCTGAGGAGTTTCTAAAAGGGAATGTGGCCGCGGTAAACGTTACCGATATTCAGACCGCGGTGATGAGGGTGGGGTCTTTCGCCCTCTGCATAATGTTAAGGGAGATGGGCATTGAGCCGATCATGCAGATGGGCTGCAGGGACAGAAACAGGCTTGCGCTGCAGTCCGACCTTCTCAACGCATCGATATTCGGGATAGAAAACATCCTCTCCATCACGGGAGACCACATCGTCCTGGGAGACCATCGGGATGCGAAGCCGGTCTTCGACCTCGACTCGGTGAGTCTATTAAGGGCGATGACGCTTATCGAGAGCGGAACGGATATGGGAAGGACGACGAAGGGGGAGCCGAACGTCCTCGACGGCGTCCCTAAGTTCTTCAAGGGGTGCGTGTCGGCTCCCTGCGCTGAGGAGGTGGATCTCCAGGTGATGAAGCTGGAGAAGAAGGTGGCCGCGGGAGCGCAGTTCGTGCAGACCCAGGCGGTTTTCGACCTCAAGGCGTTCGAGGCGTTCATGAAGAAGGTGGAGCACCTGAAGGTCCCGATACTGGCGGGGATCGTTATTCTCAAGGGCGCCGGGACGGCGAGATATATGAACAAGAAAGTCCCGGGAGTAACAGTGCCGGATAAGCTGATCGAAAGGCTCGCCTCCGCCGAAAAAGAGGATGTGCCGAAGGTAACCGTTCAGATCGCCGGAGAGCTGATCCACGAATTGAAAGATATGTGCCAGGGGGCACATATCATGTCGCTGGGCTGGGGCAGATACGTTCCGGCAATAATAGAGGCCGCAAAGCTTTAG
- a CDS encoding tetratricopeptide repeat protein — protein sequence MKKELSRICNDYAIAFLSRGGDQKNPSREDLQKAKDMYNVAMALDERNIDSVIGLASIYRRIEKDYKTALKYYEYASKIDPEDPGAKYGIKICTEELMKLNK from the coding sequence GTGAAAAAGGAGCTATCAAGGATTTGTAATGATTATGCAATAGCATTTCTATCTCGTGGAGGTGATCAAAAAAATCCTTCTAGAGAGGATTTACAGAAAGCTAAAGATATGTACAACGTAGCCATGGCGTTAGATGAAAGGAATATTGATTCTGTGATAGGACTCGCTTCAATTTATCGGAGAATAGAAAAAGACTATAAAACTGCTCTTAAGTATTATGAATATGCTTCGAAAATAGACCCAGAAGATCCTGGTGCAAAATATGGTATTAAAATTTGTACAGAGGAACTCATGAAACTGAATAAATAA
- a CDS encoding formate--tetrahydrofolate ligase, translating into MLVDVKKKVPSDIEIAQAARIRPIGEVAEEAGIAEDYLYYYGKYKAKVHLDILKKLKDRPDGKYIVITAITPTPLGEGKTVTTIGLSQGLKFIGKKAFTCIRQPSQGPTFGIKGGAAGGGYAQVIPMEDINLYLTGDIHAVSAAHNLLAAAIDSRRLHESRQTHEGMFNALIKDNTFTDSQKTRLIKLRIDPNKNPKKFTAEEKKKFAKLDIDDYSISWNRVVDINDSSLRNIVVGLGGDMDGRPRQAGYDISAASEIMAALALCSDLADLRKRMGNIIFGTNKDKEPLTAEDLGVAGAMTALLRDAIMPNLMQTLNGSPTFVHAGPFANIAQGNSSIIADKIALKLVPDGYVVTESGFGADCGMEKFMNIKCRYSGLVPNCVVIVATVRALKMHGGGPTVTPGKPLDEAYKKENLSLLEAGVENLQVHIRNAKKFGVPVVVACNRFITDTDAEIELVKRAAVEAGAEGAILSDVWAKGEEGGAELAEAVVAACEKKSDFKLLYPDDMSIKEKIETIAMEIYGAGSIYYSVEAEKNIKLFTDIGLSNLPLCMAKTHLSLSHDPTLKGVPKGFSLPIRDVRASVGAGFLYPLCGAMRTMPGLPSRPVFIDMDVDLETGLVKGLF; encoded by the coding sequence ATGCTCGTTGATGTCAAGAAGAAGGTGCCCAGCGACATCGAAATTGCACAGGCCGCAAGGATCAGGCCCATCGGGGAGGTCGCCGAGGAAGCCGGGATCGCCGAAGATTACCTTTACTACTACGGGAAGTACAAGGCGAAGGTTCACCTGGACATCCTGAAGAAGCTCAAGGATCGCCCCGACGGAAAATACATCGTAATCACGGCAATAACCCCCACGCCACTGGGCGAGGGGAAGACCGTAACGACAATAGGGTTGAGCCAGGGCCTGAAGTTCATCGGCAAGAAGGCCTTTACCTGCATCCGCCAGCCGTCCCAGGGACCGACCTTCGGGATCAAGGGCGGGGCCGCCGGCGGTGGATATGCCCAGGTAATTCCCATGGAGGATATCAACCTCTACCTCACGGGAGACATTCACGCCGTGAGCGCTGCCCACAACCTGCTCGCCGCCGCCATAGACTCGCGGAGACTCCACGAATCGAGGCAGACGCACGAGGGGATGTTCAACGCGCTTATCAAAGACAACACCTTTACGGACTCACAAAAGACTCGTCTCATCAAGCTCAGAATCGACCCAAACAAGAACCCGAAGAAGTTTACGGCGGAAGAAAAGAAAAAATTCGCAAAGCTCGATATCGACGATTACTCCATAAGCTGGAACAGGGTGGTCGACATCAACGATTCTTCCTTGAGAAACATCGTCGTCGGACTCGGCGGCGACATGGACGGCAGGCCCCGCCAGGCGGGGTACGACATATCCGCGGCCTCCGAGATCATGGCGGCGTTGGCCCTCTGCAGCGACCTGGCCGACCTCAGGAAGAGGATGGGAAATATCATCTTCGGCACAAACAAGGACAAGGAGCCGCTTACGGCCGAAGACCTCGGCGTCGCCGGCGCGATGACGGCGCTTTTGAGAGACGCCATCATGCCCAACCTCATGCAGACCCTGAACGGCTCCCCCACCTTCGTTCACGCCGGCCCCTTCGCGAATATCGCCCAAGGAAACTCCTCCATAATAGCGGACAAGATAGCGCTGAAGCTCGTTCCCGACGGGTACGTCGTTACGGAATCGGGCTTCGGAGCGGACTGCGGCATGGAGAAGTTCATGAACATCAAGTGCCGTTACTCGGGACTCGTTCCGAACTGCGTCGTGATCGTCGCCACGGTAAGGGCGCTCAAGATGCACGGCGGCGGCCCGACCGTAACTCCTGGAAAACCGCTGGACGAGGCCTATAAAAAAGAAAACCTGTCCCTTTTAGAGGCGGGCGTTGAAAACCTTCAGGTACACATAAGAAACGCCAAGAAGTTCGGCGTGCCGGTGGTGGTCGCCTGCAACAGGTTCATTACCGATACCGATGCGGAGATCGAGCTGGTCAAAAGGGCCGCGGTGGAAGCGGGGGCCGAGGGCGCCATTTTGAGCGACGTCTGGGCGAAAGGCGAAGAGGGGGGCGCGGAGCTCGCGGAGGCGGTCGTGGCCGCATGTGAAAAGAAGAGCGATTTCAAGCTCCTCTATCCCGATGACATGTCGATCAAGGAAAAGATCGAGACCATCGCAATGGAGATCTACGGGGCGGGCAGTATCTACTATTCGGTCGAAGCGGAGAAGAATATCAAGCTTTTTACCGATATAGGGCTTTCCAATCTCCCCCTCTGCATGGCGAAGACGCACCTGTCGCTCTCCCACGACCCCACGCTCAAGGGCGTGCCGAAGGGATTCAGCCTTCCCATCAGGGACGTCAGGGCGTCCGTGGGCGCGGGTTTCCTTTATCCCCTCTGCGGCGCCATGAGGACAATGCCTGGACTCCCCTCGCGTCCCGTCTTTATCGACATGGACGTAGACCTCGAAACCGGTCTGGTAAAGGGATTATTCTAA
- the acs gene encoding acetate--CoA ligase, which produces MANEKASAFEGKKFAPPASFTKKAYIKSREEYQKMWDESIKDPNGFWGKVADEYITWYKKWDKVNEENYKEAQIKWFIGGKLNACYNCLDRHMGTEKENQKALIAEGNEPGEAWEYTYRELLTEVSKFANVLKSVGVKKGDRVTLYLPMIPQLAIALLACARIGAIHSIVFGGFSADALKDRIVDCDSKILVTCDGTFRGSKAVPQKDNADKACEGTKIEKVIVAKRVGDKIKCAWDDSRDLWWEDLMAKASDDCPCEEMDAEDPLFILYTSGSTGKPKGVMHTTGGYITYVAYTHKLIFDYHDGDMYWCTADIGWVTGHSYIVYGPLANGATSIMFEGVPAYPDWGRFWDVVDKYKVNIIYTAPTAIRAIAKEGLDHVKKRNLSSLQLLGTVGEPINPEAWGWYHTNIGKEKCPIVDTWWQTETGGILITPLPGAWDTKPGSATLPFFGVSPCLVDANGKEIEGPGEGSLCIKHSWPGQMRGVYGDPKRFKETYFVQYPGYYFTGDGARRDEDGYYWITGRVDDVINVSGHRMGTAEVESALVAHPKVAEAAVVGFPHDIKGQGIYAYVTLNAGVEKSDELRKELVQHVRKEIGPIATPDKIQFADGLPKTRSGKIMRRILRKIAENQPEAVGDTSTLADPAVVKDLVENMIK; this is translated from the coding sequence ATGGCGAATGAAAAAGCAAGTGCCTTTGAAGGAAAGAAATTCGCCCCACCGGCGAGTTTCACTAAAAAAGCTTATATCAAAAGCCGCGAAGAGTACCAGAAGATGTGGGACGAATCAATAAAGGATCCCAATGGTTTCTGGGGAAAGGTTGCCGATGAATACATCACCTGGTATAAGAAATGGGATAAGGTAAACGAAGAAAACTACAAGGAAGCCCAGATCAAGTGGTTCATAGGCGGAAAGCTGAACGCCTGCTACAACTGCCTTGACAGGCACATGGGAACTGAAAAGGAAAACCAGAAGGCGCTGATCGCCGAGGGCAACGAGCCCGGCGAGGCTTGGGAATACACCTACAGGGAGCTCCTCACCGAGGTCTCCAAGTTCGCCAACGTCCTTAAGAGCGTAGGCGTAAAAAAGGGCGACAGGGTAACTCTCTATCTCCCGATGATACCCCAGCTTGCCATTGCCCTTCTCGCCTGTGCCCGCATCGGGGCCATACACAGCATCGTCTTCGGAGGCTTTTCCGCAGACGCATTGAAGGACAGGATAGTCGACTGCGATTCAAAAATTCTGGTAACCTGCGACGGCACCTTCAGGGGTTCCAAGGCGGTTCCCCAGAAGGATAACGCCGACAAGGCCTGCGAAGGCACCAAGATCGAAAAGGTCATAGTAGCAAAGAGGGTCGGCGACAAGATCAAGTGCGCTTGGGACGATTCCAGAGACCTCTGGTGGGAAGACCTCATGGCAAAGGCCAGCGACGATTGTCCCTGTGAAGAGATGGACGCCGAAGATCCTCTCTTCATCCTTTACACATCGGGTTCCACCGGAAAGCCGAAGGGCGTTATGCACACCACCGGCGGCTACATTACCTACGTCGCATACACCCACAAGCTGATCTTCGACTACCACGACGGAGACATGTACTGGTGTACTGCCGACATAGGCTGGGTAACAGGACACTCCTACATAGTCTATGGTCCCTTGGCAAACGGCGCGACGTCCATCATGTTTGAGGGCGTGCCCGCATACCCAGACTGGGGCCGTTTCTGGGACGTCGTGGATAAATACAAGGTCAACATCATTTATACGGCACCCACGGCAATCCGCGCAATCGCAAAGGAAGGCCTCGATCACGTCAAAAAGCGCAACCTCTCGAGCCTTCAGCTTCTGGGTACCGTTGGAGAGCCCATTAACCCCGAGGCATGGGGCTGGTACCACACAAACATCGGAAAGGAAAAATGTCCCATCGTCGATACATGGTGGCAGACCGAGACCGGCGGAATCCTCATCACTCCCTTACCGGGGGCGTGGGATACAAAACCGGGCAGCGCAACACTTCCCTTCTTCGGAGTCAGTCCCTGCCTCGTTGACGCCAACGGCAAAGAGATAGAGGGTCCCGGCGAGGGCTCCCTCTGCATCAAGCACTCCTGGCCCGGCCAGATGAGGGGCGTCTACGGAGATCCGAAGCGTTTCAAGGAGACATATTTCGTCCAGTACCCGGGGTATTACTTCACGGGAGACGGCGCCAGAAGGGACGAGGACGGTTATTACTGGATCACGGGCCGCGTCGACGACGTCATCAACGTCTCCGGACACAGAATGGGAACGGCCGAGGTGGAGAGCGCCCTTGTCGCCCACCCGAAGGTGGCCGAGGCCGCGGTGGTCGGGTTCCCGCACGACATCAAGGGTCAGGGGATCTACGCATACGTAACCCTGAACGCCGGCGTGGAAAAGAGCGATGAGCTCAGAAAAGAGCTGGTGCAGCACGTAAGAAAGGAGATCGGCCCCATTGCCACTCCGGACAAGATCCAGTTTGCAGATGGACTCCCGAAGACCCGCTCCGGCAAGATCATGAGGAGAATCTTAAGAAAGATCGCCGAAAATCAGCCCGAGGCCGTGGGTGACACATCCACCCTCGCCGATCCGGCTGTTGTCAAGGACCTTGTGGAAAACATGATCAAGTAA
- a CDS encoding methylenetetrahydrofolate reductase C-terminal domain-containing protein, producing MLVTRIKPAEEFDGLLPKSIFVVYCLGCREVFFPLKEAREKVEGLRGSGIEVTGEEIADYLCRGKFAERRLKLYSGEISKADGVLVFSCGVGVQVVAEKITDVKDIPVFTACDTVRLAGFAGLTPSELDCVMCGQCVIGLTSGICPVANCPKGLVNGPCGGAMDGRCEISPEKDCVWIVIYDRLKRQGRLKLLEKIKPFRDHTASERGVKF from the coding sequence ATGCTCGTGACTCGGATCAAACCAGCGGAGGAGTTCGACGGCCTGCTGCCGAAGTCGATATTTGTAGTGTACTGCCTCGGCTGCAGGGAAGTATTCTTTCCCCTTAAGGAGGCGAGGGAGAAGGTCGAAGGATTAAGGGGGTCAGGGATTGAGGTAACCGGAGAGGAAATAGCCGACTACCTCTGCAGGGGAAAATTTGCCGAGAGGAGACTCAAGCTCTACTCCGGGGAGATAAGCAAGGCGGACGGGGTCCTCGTATTCTCATGCGGCGTGGGTGTTCAGGTTGTTGCGGAGAAGATAACCGATGTAAAGGATATTCCGGTCTTTACCGCCTGCGACACGGTTAGGCTCGCCGGCTTCGCCGGGCTTACTCCCTCGGAGCTCGACTGCGTAATGTGCGGCCAGTGCGTTATTGGGCTGACCTCCGGGATCTGCCCCGTGGCGAACTGCCCCAAGGGGCTCGTCAACGGGCCGTGCGGCGGGGCGATGGATGGCAGGTGTGAAATAAGCCCCGAGAAGGACTGCGTCTGGATCGTTATCTACGACCGCCTGAAAAGGCAGGGACGCCTGAAATTGCTCGAGAAGATTAAGCCCTTCAGGGATCACACGGCATCCGAGAGGGGTGTGAAGTTTTAG
- a CDS encoding bifunctional 5,10-methylenetetrahydrofolate dehydrogenase/5,10-methenyltetrahydrofolate cyclohydrolase — MSNIIDGKAIAQSVREDVARGVKALKKRTGKVPKLSVILVGEDPASKVYVGHKSRFAAEVGIDSDTIKLPEDTPQDELLGIIDRLNADRGVHGLLVQLPVPKHLDAETVTQRVASEKDVDGITYINFGKLLSTDYRRKDDPLKRPPVPEGTLEPCTPSGVMEMLYRHDVKIEGKVAVVVGRSNIVGKPIGVMLMREHATVIMCHSRTKDLDKLVGTADILVASIGKAEMIRGAWIKKGAVVIDVGMNRMEDGKLKGDVEFEEAKKRASLITPVPGGVGPMTIAMLLKNTLKAAEKAIS; from the coding sequence ATGTCAAACATCATAGACGGAAAGGCGATAGCACAATCCGTTCGGGAAGACGTGGCCAGGGGCGTTAAGGCGCTGAAGAAAAGGACGGGGAAGGTCCCGAAGCTCTCGGTGATCTTGGTCGGGGAAGACCCGGCGTCCAAGGTGTACGTTGGACACAAGAGCAGGTTCGCCGCCGAAGTAGGGATAGATTCCGACACGATCAAGCTCCCCGAGGACACACCCCAGGACGAGCTCCTTGGGATCATCGACAGATTGAACGCCGACAGAGGCGTTCACGGCCTCCTTGTCCAGCTCCCCGTGCCCAAGCATCTGGACGCCGAGACGGTGACCCAGAGGGTCGCATCGGAAAAGGACGTGGACGGCATCACATACATAAACTTCGGAAAGCTCCTCTCCACAGATTACCGGAGAAAAGACGACCCCCTGAAAAGGCCCCCAGTGCCCGAGGGAACCTTGGAGCCCTGCACTCCCTCGGGCGTCATGGAAATGCTTTACCGCCACGACGTCAAAATAGAGGGAAAAGTGGCCGTCGTCGTCGGGAGATCGAACATCGTCGGAAAGCCGATAGGAGTTATGCTCATGCGGGAGCACGCAACAGTAATAATGTGCCACTCCAGGACAAAAGACCTCGACAAGCTGGTGGGAACGGCGGACATTCTGGTCGCCTCGATCGGAAAGGCGGAGATGATAAGGGGAGCATGGATCAAAAAGGGAGCCGTCGTCATAGACGTGGGCATGAACCGGATGGAAGACGGAAAGCTCAAAGGGGACGTCGAGTTCGAGGAGGCAAAGAAGAGAGCATCCCTGATAACCCCCGTCCCGGGAGGCGTCGGCCCCATGACCATCGCCATGCTCCTCAAAAACACCCTCAAGGCCGCCGAGAAGGCAATATCTTAA
- a CDS encoding tetratricopeptide repeat protein — MKLLRTKSLIVILSLFLFIIPAHASELSKLIEKADAAFHADDYKTAAELYTKAIKIDSSDYMAWLNLGFSLAELERYDESLKCYEKAVKLGTLFRETSPIKGESQKWYLEGVKYENTNTKKALEY, encoded by the coding sequence ATGAAATTATTGCGAACCAAATCCTTGATTGTTATTCTGTCATTATTCCTTTTCATCATCCCCGCCCACGCCTCGGAGCTTTCGAAGCTCATCGAAAAGGCCGACGCCGCCTTTCACGCCGATGACTACAAGACGGCGGCCGAGCTTTACACCAAGGCCATCAAAATCGATTCATCGGACTACATGGCCTGGCTAAACCTCGGTTTCAGCCTGGCGGAGCTGGAGCGGTATGATGAGTCGCTGAAGTGCTATGAAAAGGCGGTGAAGTTGGGGACGCTTTTTAGAGAAACATCCCCTATCAAAGGTGAATCTCAAAAATGGTATTTAGAAGGAGTTAAATATGAAAATACTAATACAAAAAAGGCTTTAGAATATTAG
- the rsxC gene encoding electron transport complex subunit RsxC, producing the protein MEVAVKDRDEFRELLKGVENVAIFACKLCFKEFERDRSDELEGIREAIEAAGKNIAVIEEIDFLCIRTSTEKVLTTIDLDKVDAIVTSSCGVGTQLLASISEKPVVAGADTMGGALFRGFVPEGEAGKLCRACGQCVLNYTGGICPVSYCPKFLLNGPCGGAVNGKCEVDGERDCVWLKIYERLKRQGRTDLMKGGVRVMDHGRPAFDEVKSLADDATARRGLGFYGGVFPLEMKEATAGSEIETLPMPEILVVPVSQQIGAPNAAAVRVGDEVKMGDLIAKADAFVSAPVHSPVSGKVMAIEARPHPVIPVEVKAIVIENDHKDTLSESVAPGKSVNDLTGDEIIEIVRDKGIVGMGGAMFPTHVKIRPVKPIDLLIINGCECEPFLTADHRMMVEKPGEIVEGIRLIAKAAGVKECIIAVEDNKLDAVEALKKFEWGGVRVEVLRTKYPQGSERMLVWRLTGKEVPKDGGLPLDVGVVVSNVGTAYAVYDAVVNGMPLIERVVTITGDGIKRPGNYRVRVGTPISYLLEEVSDIPPRELLSKKRVKVGGAMMGIVQSTLDVPVLKGTSGVTVLPLPDIEAGESDRCIRCGNCVSACPMELMPHRLWHCVKERDVERLKEYAVYNCIECGCCEYICSAKLPLVGFLKEGKRMLKDAENR; encoded by the coding sequence ATGGAAGTAGCGGTCAAGGACAGGGACGAGTTTCGAGAGCTTCTTAAGGGCGTTGAAAACGTGGCGATTTTTGCCTGCAAGCTCTGCTTCAAGGAGTTTGAGCGGGATCGGTCCGATGAACTGGAGGGGATCAGGGAGGCGATCGAGGCCGCCGGGAAAAATATCGCGGTGATCGAGGAGATCGATTTTCTCTGCATCCGCACGTCTACGGAAAAAGTTCTTACTACGATCGACCTCGACAAGGTCGATGCGATCGTCACCTCCTCGTGCGGCGTGGGCACCCAGCTCCTTGCCTCTATTTCGGAAAAACCGGTGGTCGCGGGCGCGGACACGATGGGGGGAGCTCTCTTTCGGGGCTTCGTGCCGGAGGGGGAGGCGGGAAAGCTCTGCAGGGCGTGCGGGCAGTGTGTCTTGAATTACACGGGGGGGATATGCCCCGTTTCCTACTGCCCAAAGTTTCTCCTCAACGGGCCGTGCGGCGGTGCCGTGAACGGAAAGTGCGAGGTGGACGGAGAGAGGGACTGCGTCTGGCTCAAGATATACGAACGCCTCAAGAGACAGGGGAGGACCGACTTGATGAAGGGAGGCGTGAGGGTCATGGACCACGGCCGCCCCGCGTTTGACGAGGTTAAGTCCCTTGCCGACGACGCGACAGCCCGCCGTGGGCTGGGCTTCTACGGCGGGGTCTTCCCCCTGGAGATGAAGGAGGCTACGGCGGGGTCGGAAATAGAAACCCTCCCCATGCCGGAAATCCTGGTCGTTCCGGTAAGCCAGCAGATCGGGGCGCCCAATGCGGCCGCCGTCAGGGTTGGGGACGAGGTGAAGATGGGAGACCTGATTGCTAAGGCGGACGCCTTCGTCTCGGCGCCGGTCCACTCGCCGGTAAGCGGAAAAGTTATGGCGATAGAAGCGAGGCCCCATCCCGTCATCCCCGTCGAAGTCAAGGCGATTGTAATCGAGAACGACCACAAGGACACCTTGAGCGAATCGGTGGCCCCGGGAAAGTCGGTTAACGATTTGACGGGAGATGAGATAATCGAGATCGTGAGGGATAAGGGGATTGTGGGGATGGGGGGAGCGATGTTTCCCACTCACGTCAAGATAAGGCCGGTAAAACCTATCGATCTTTTGATCATAAACGGGTGCGAGTGCGAGCCGTTCCTCACCGCTGACCACAGGATGATGGTGGAGAAGCCCGGGGAGATAGTGGAGGGGATAAGGCTTATCGCTAAGGCGGCGGGCGTCAAGGAGTGCATCATAGCAGTCGAGGACAACAAGCTGGACGCCGTCGAGGCGCTGAAAAAATTCGAGTGGGGCGGCGTGAGGGTCGAGGTCCTGAGGACGAAATACCCCCAGGGGTCGGAGAGGATGCTGGTCTGGAGACTGACGGGAAAGGAGGTGCCGAAGGATGGAGGTCTCCCCCTCGACGTGGGCGTGGTGGTCTCAAACGTCGGCACCGCATACGCCGTCTACGACGCCGTTGTCAACGGGATGCCGTTGATCGAGAGGGTCGTGACGATCACGGGAGACGGGATAAAAAGGCCCGGAAACTACAGGGTAAGGGTGGGGACGCCCATCTCGTATCTTTTGGAGGAGGTGTCGGACATCCCCCCCAGGGAGCTTTTATCGAAAAAGCGGGTCAAGGTGGGGGGGGCAATGATGGGGATCGTTCAGTCCACCCTCGACGTCCCGGTTTTAAAGGGGACATCCGGGGTGACGGTGCTGCCCCTTCCCGACATCGAGGCGGGGGAGTCGGACAGATGCATAAGATGCGGAAATTGCGTCTCCGCCTGTCCCATGGAGCTTATGCCCCACCGGCTCTGGCATTGCGTGAAAGAGAGGGATGTCGAGAGACTCAAGGAATATGCCGTCTATAACTGCATCGAGTGCGGGTGCTGCGAATATATATGCTCCGCAAAGCTCCCGCTGGTGGGGTTCTTGAAGGAGGGAAAGCGGATGTTAAAAGATGCGGAGAATAGGTGA